One window of Equus asinus isolate D_3611 breed Donkey chromosome 7, EquAss-T2T_v2, whole genome shotgun sequence genomic DNA carries:
- the SLC35F4 gene encoding solute carrier family 35 member F4 isoform X4 — translation MAITGIVMMAYADNFHTDSIVGVAFAVGSASTSALYKVLFKMFLGSANFGEAAHFVSTLGFFNLIFISFTPVILYFTKVEHWSSFAALPWGYLCGMAGLWLTFNILVNVGVVLTYPILISIGTVLSVPGNAAVDLLKQEVIFNVVRLAATIIICIGFLLMLLPEEWDEITLRFINSLKEKKNEEHVDDITDSSVHLRSRSRANGTVSIPLA, via the exons ATGGCGATCACGGGCATCGTCATGATGGCGTATGCAGATAACTTCCACACTGATTCCATCGTCGGAGTGGCATTTGCCGTGGGCTCAGCCTCTACTTCTGCGTTATATAAG GTTTTGTTTAAGATGTTTCTTGGAAGTGCCAACTTTGGGGAAGCCGCACACTTTGTCTCCACTTTGGGTTTCTTCAATTTGATCTTCATCTCCTTCACCCCGGTCATCTTGTATTTCACCAAGGTGGAGCACTGGTCCTCTTTTGCAGCTCTGCCGTGGGGCTATCTCTGTGGGATGGCAGGGCTGTGGCTGA CCTTCAACATCCTGGTGAACGTGGGCGTGGTGCTGACGTACCCGATCCTCATCTCCATTGGGACAGTGCTCAGCGTTCCTGGAAATGCAG CTGTGGATCTCCTGAAGCAGGAGGTGATATTCAATGTTGTCCGCCTGGCTGCTACCATCATCATCTGCATTGGGTTTCTGCTGATGCTATTGCCTGAGGAGTGGGATGAAATTACCCTGAGATTCATCAACAgcctgaaggaaaagaagaatgaggagcATGTGGATGACATCACTGATTCCAGCGTACACCTGCGAAGCAGGAGCAGGGCCAATGGGACAGTGTCTATCCCACTGGCTTAA